The genomic region GCGCCGGAAAAGGGAACGGCGACGCAGAAGAGCGATCGGGCGACCGCATTGCTGGAATCCGTCGGGCTGGCCGGAAAGGAAGACCGGCTGCCGTCGCAGTTGTCAGGCGGAGAATGCCAACGGGTGGCGATCGCCCGGGCGCTCGTCCACGATCCTCCGATCCTGCTCGCTGACGAACCGACCGGGAATCTCGACAGCGCGACGGGGAATCAGATACTCGACCTGTTTGCCGACCTTCACGACGCAGGCAAGACGATCCTGGTGGTGACCCACAACCGGACGAATATCGAGCGGGGAACGCGATCGATCCGCCTGGGCGACGGCCTGATCGTCGAAGACCGTCCCGTCAGGACGGTTCCCCGTGCGAGCCGAATCCACGTCCCGGAACAGGCATTGGGAGCATAAAGCCATGGAGACACCGAAAAACGAGAGATCCGTGCGTGGGTGGATCATTGCCATCGTGGTCGCCATCCTCCT from Candidatus Deferrimicrobiaceae bacterium harbors:
- a CDS encoding ABC transporter ATP-binding protein — encoded protein: MKPLITLENVSMTYGANGTSATALREISVSIAEGEYAVITGESGAGKSTLLCLLGGLQLPTSGRIVIDDVDIATLSQDRLADFRGKKIGFVFQAYHLLPYLTAQENVMVPMAPEKGTATQKSDRATALLESVGLAGKEDRLPSQLSGGECQRVAIARALVHDPPILLADEPTGNLDSATGNQILDLFADLHDAGKTILVVTHNRTNIERGTRSIRLGDGLIVEDRPVRTVPRASRIHVPEQALGA